Proteins found in one Acidobacteriota bacterium genomic segment:
- a CDS encoding serine/threonine protein kinase, giving the protein MTDRAAARLLFEELVDLPAPDREERLRAEGARDPALTAAVRRLLAADDHAGGFLEGDAAAWAPELVRDLLVGEDAPGAADESGEVVGAWRLLSLLGRGGMGDVYLAARADGAFEQKAALKLLRRGIDSESIRARFLRERQVLAHLEHPNIARLLDGGAAAGRPYFVLEAVDGRPITEYCAARAVSLTSRVALLVTCCEAVDAAHRRLVVHRDIKPSNVLVTADGTVKLLDFGIAKVLSPDEEDSDRTRVDERVLTPAYAAPEQILGEPVTTATDVYALGVLAVQLLTGALPHDRRGVPAAGLAARLDAETAERPSRLALKSAAAAGYDPREAAHLPERLSGDLDAVLLKCLRREPERRYPSAALLAEELRRVLEGRPVTARPDTLGYRTGKFVRRHRAMVGATSLVFLALVAGLAGTSWQAKKAREAAAEASAQARRASRVKEFLVSLFEVADPEQSAGQTLTAAQVLDEGARRLQTGLANEPEVQAELLETVARIDRSLGRLAPSRVLAEKALAIRRKKFAPDHAAVGSSLATLGSVLTGEGKLDEAEKKLDAALKILEAREGPDSLTTARARSDWAQVLFWKGRVADAEAAERRVWEAYRRELGDSDPLTAIHLRNLGVLLEELDRLDEAESAYTRSEAVLERSLGSEHPTLGQSYLNRAVLLERRSRFEEADRLFRRSLEVRRATLGPAHVATGQSLQLYALFCLNQGRLDESEPYYKAALAIFRGVDPKHFEVGKCTNGLALIASRRGDHARAEALLLEVVALFREVLGEKHAFVWQSTSNLAEQVALQGRLAEAETLQRAAVAKLEEILGPDGRETAEARSRLGAILRGRGRLDESESELRRALATQTKLHGAGSLPVALTRYELGATLAKKPGGAPRAEARALLGDSAATYRRLKPDHPRLPAVEKELELASR; this is encoded by the coding sequence CCCGGCGCAGCGGACGAGAGCGGCGAGGTCGTCGGGGCGTGGCGGCTCCTGTCGCTCCTCGGGCGCGGCGGCATGGGCGACGTGTACCTCGCCGCACGGGCCGACGGGGCCTTCGAGCAGAAGGCGGCCCTCAAGCTTCTGCGCCGCGGGATCGACTCCGAATCGATCCGCGCACGCTTCCTGCGCGAGCGGCAGGTCCTCGCGCACCTCGAGCATCCGAACATCGCGCGCCTCCTCGACGGCGGCGCCGCCGCGGGCCGTCCGTACTTCGTGCTGGAGGCCGTCGACGGCAGGCCGATCACGGAGTACTGCGCGGCAAGGGCCGTTTCTCTCACGTCCCGCGTCGCGCTTCTCGTCACGTGCTGCGAGGCGGTCGATGCGGCGCACCGCCGACTCGTCGTCCACCGGGACATCAAGCCTTCCAACGTGCTCGTGACGGCGGACGGGACGGTCAAGCTCCTCGACTTCGGGATCGCGAAAGTTCTCTCCCCGGACGAGGAGGACTCCGACAGGACGCGCGTGGACGAGCGCGTTCTGACGCCCGCGTACGCAGCACCCGAACAGATTCTCGGCGAGCCGGTCACGACCGCCACGGACGTCTATGCGCTCGGCGTGCTCGCGGTCCAGCTCCTGACGGGCGCGCTCCCGCACGACCGCCGGGGCGTCCCGGCGGCGGGACTCGCGGCGCGGCTCGATGCCGAGACCGCCGAGCGGCCGAGCCGGCTCGCCCTGAAGAGCGCCGCCGCGGCGGGCTACGACCCGCGCGAGGCCGCGCACCTGCCGGAAAGGCTCTCGGGCGACCTCGACGCGGTGCTCCTGAAGTGCCTGCGCCGAGAGCCGGAGCGCCGCTATCCGTCCGCGGCGCTCCTCGCCGAGGAGCTCCGCCGCGTTCTCGAGGGGAGGCCGGTCACGGCGCGACCCGACACGCTGGGCTACCGGACGGGGAAGTTCGTGCGGCGGCACCGCGCGATGGTCGGGGCTACGTCGCTCGTCTTCCTCGCGCTCGTCGCGGGCCTCGCCGGGACGTCGTGGCAGGCGAAGAAGGCGCGGGAGGCCGCCGCGGAGGCCTCGGCGCAGGCGCGCCGCGCCTCGCGCGTCAAGGAGTTCCTCGTGAGCCTGTTCGAGGTCGCCGATCCCGAGCAGTCCGCGGGCCAGACGCTCACGGCGGCGCAGGTCCTCGACGAGGGCGCCCGCCGGCTGCAGACGGGCCTTGCGAACGAACCGGAAGTCCAGGCCGAGCTCCTCGAGACGGTCGCGCGCATCGACCGCAGCCTCGGGCGGCTCGCGCCGTCGCGCGTGCTCGCGGAGAAGGCGCTCGCGATCCGGCGGAAGAAGTTCGCGCCCGACCATGCGGCGGTGGGAAGCAGCCTCGCCACGCTCGGCTCGGTGCTCACGGGCGAGGGCAAGCTCGACGAGGCGGAGAAGAAGCTCGACGCCGCCCTGAAGATCCTCGAAGCGCGGGAGGGGCCCGACAGCCTCACGACGGCGCGGGCCCGGAGCGACTGGGCGCAGGTCCTGTTCTGGAAGGGCCGCGTCGCGGACGCGGAGGCCGCCGAGCGCCGCGTGTGGGAGGCGTACCGCCGCGAGCTCGGGGACTCGGATCCGCTCACCGCGATCCACCTCCGGAACCTCGGCGTCCTCCTCGAGGAGCTGGACCGCCTCGACGAAGCCGAGAGCGCGTACACGCGGTCCGAGGCCGTTCTCGAGCGCAGCCTGGGCTCGGAGCACCCCACCCTCGGCCAGAGCTACCTGAACCGCGCCGTCCTTCTCGAGCGGCGCTCCCGTTTCGAGGAGGCCGACCGCCTCTTTCGCCGCTCGCTCGAGGTGCGCCGCGCGACTCTCGGTCCCGCCCACGTGGCGACGGGCCAGAGCCTTCAGCTCTACGCGCTCTTCTGCCTGAACCAGGGGCGACTCGACGAATCGGAGCCCTACTACAAGGCGGCGCTCGCGATCTTCCGGGGCGTGGACCCGAAGCACTTCGAGGTCGGCAAGTGCACGAACGGCCTCGCACTCATCGCCTCCCGCCGCGGCGACCACGCCCGGGCGGAGGCCCTCCTCCTCGAGGTCGTGGCCCTCTTCCGCGAGGTCCTCGGCGAGAAGCACGCGTTCGTGTGGCAGTCGACGTCGAATCTCGCCGAGCAGGTCGCTCTGCAGGGACGCCTCGCGGAGGCGGAGACGCTCCAGCGCGCCGCCGTGGCGAAGCTCGAGGAAATCCTGGGTCCCGACGGGCGGGAGACCGCAGAGGCGCGCTCGCGGCTGGGCGCGATCCTGCGCGGCCGGGGCCGCCTCGACGAGTCCGAATCGGAGCTGCGCCGCGCGCTTGCGACGCAGACGAAACTCCACGGGGCCGGGAGTCTCCCGGTCGCTCTGACGCGCTACGAGCTCGGCGCGACGCTCGCGAAGAAGCCGGGCGGCGCGCCGCGCGCAGAGGCGCGCGCGCTCCTCGGTGATTCGGCGGCGACGTACCGCAGGCTCAAGCCGGACCACCCGCGCCTGCCGGCCGTCGAGAAGGAGCTCGAGCTGGCATCCCGTTGA